A single region of the Salipaludibacillus sp. LMS25 genome encodes:
- a CDS encoding NADH-quinone oxidoreductase subunit D: MAELKTETMTLNMGPQHPSTHGVFRLQLKVDGETIVEAVPIMGYLHRGSEKLAEGFLYSQFIPYTDRLDYLNAMTNNYIYCAAIEELLEWEIPERAEYLRVITMELNRIASHLVWWGTYLLDIGAMSPFLYAFRDRETILDRLNEISGARMTFNYHRIGGVKWDAPEGWIEKVQETVKELYENIQTFDTLVTGNEIFQARTIGVGKLSKKDVINWGLSGPIARGSGIEIDLRKTEPYSLYDRFDFDVVTEQEGDVYARYKVRIGEMFQSLKIIEQACEQIPNGDVITKKGKRIMMIKPPAGEVYKRAEASKGEIGVYAISNGKNKPYRIKLRRPSFVNVSILQALLVGESIQNLVAIFGSLDVVLGEVDA; this comes from the coding sequence ATGGCAGAATTAAAAACAGAAACGATGACACTCAATATGGGGCCACAGCATCCGAGTACACACGGGGTATTTCGTCTACAGTTGAAAGTGGATGGGGAAACAATCGTAGAAGCCGTACCCATTATGGGCTATCTTCACCGAGGCTCAGAAAAACTAGCGGAAGGTTTTTTGTACTCGCAATTTATTCCTTATACTGATCGGCTCGACTACTTAAATGCTATGACGAATAATTATATTTACTGTGCAGCTATTGAAGAATTATTAGAGTGGGAGATTCCTGAACGAGCAGAATATTTACGTGTCATAACAATGGAATTAAATCGCATTGCGAGCCACCTTGTCTGGTGGGGAACGTATTTGTTAGACATAGGAGCCATGAGTCCCTTTCTGTATGCTTTTAGGGATAGAGAGACGATACTGGACCGATTAAACGAAATTAGTGGAGCTAGAATGACATTTAATTATCACCGTATCGGCGGTGTGAAATGGGACGCACCAGAGGGCTGGATTGAGAAAGTCCAAGAGACGGTGAAGGAGCTTTACGAGAATATTCAAACGTTTGATACGCTCGTGACAGGAAATGAAATCTTTCAAGCACGAACGATTGGTGTCGGAAAGTTGTCAAAAAAAGATGTGATAAATTGGGGCTTATCAGGGCCTATAGCAAGGGGAAGCGGGATTGAGATTGATTTAAGGAAGACAGAGCCTTATTCTCTATATGACCGTTTTGATTTCGATGTTGTGACCGAACAAGAAGGTGATGTCTATGCAAGGTATAAAGTCCGTATTGGTGAGATGTTTCAATCTTTGAAAATCATTGAACAGGCCTGTGAGCAAATTCCTAATGGAGATGTTATTACAAAAAAAGGGAAACGGATTATGATGATTAAGCCACCGGCTGGTGAAGTGTATAAACGGGCAGAAGCTTCTAAAGGGGAAATTGGGGTCTACGCTATTAGTAACGGTAAAAATAAGCCCTATCGTATTAAACTGCGCCGCCCTTCATTTGTAAACGTCTCTATTTTACAAGCGCTGTTAGTAGGAGAATCGATCCAAAATTTAGTTGCCATTTTCGGAAGCCTCGATGTGGTGCTTGGAGAGGTTGATGCTTGA
- a CDS encoding NADH-quinone oxidoreductase subunit B family protein — translation MELRGFQESEKYDPRMMEDVKKSVFFTKVDQLKAWSRTRSFWPLSFGLACCAIEMMGTGGSRYDFDRFGVIFRASPRHADVMIVAGTVTGKMAPILRTLYDQMPEPKWVISMGSCATCGGPYKEAYSVLNGVDKIVPVDVYVSGCPPTPPALLDGIEKLREKIRMEARGERVPNT, via the coding sequence ATGGAGCTGAGAGGATTTCAGGAGTCAGAAAAGTATGATCCGCGTATGATGGAGGATGTAAAAAAAAGTGTTTTCTTTACAAAAGTGGACCAGTTAAAGGCGTGGTCCCGGACGAGGTCATTTTGGCCGTTAAGTTTCGGGCTTGCTTGTTGTGCCATTGAAATGATGGGGACAGGCGGCTCACGTTATGATTTTGATCGCTTTGGTGTTATTTTTAGAGCGTCTCCAAGGCATGCCGATGTCATGATTGTAGCGGGAACTGTAACAGGGAAGATGGCCCCTATTTTAAGGACACTCTACGATCAAATGCCAGAGCCTAAGTGGGTTATCTCAATGGGGTCCTGTGCGACCTGTGGTGGTCCTTACAAAGAGGCTTACAGTGTTTTGAATGGGGTAGATAAAATCGTACCGGTAGATGTGTATGTTTCTGGTTGTCCGCCAACCCCGCCGGCACTATTAGATGGGATTGAAAAGCTCAGAGAGAAAATTCGGATGGAAGCAAGAGGAGAGAGGGTGCCAAATACATGA
- the nuoL gene encoding NADH-quinone oxidoreductase subunit L has product MLQNAWLIPVFPLIAFLILLSVGRLFKEKSPYVGIAALALSFILSVNVLIERIGGETYTYVVNWLTFGDSFVTMGFEVTPLNAMMLIVVTLVSLVVHIFSKEYMHDDRRRHIFYAYLGLFSFSMLGLVLAPNLLQLFIFWELVGLCSFLLVGFWYFKPEAAAAAKKAFLTTRIGDVGLLIGLVLLFNETGSFEYGRIYNAIANGLINDTMLTVIALLIFTGAVGKSAQFPLHVWLPDAMEGPTPVSALIHAATMVAAGVYLVAVMYPLFLASSTALTVVAYIGAFTAFLAATMAMVKTDIKRVLAYSTISQLGFMMLALGTAGYVAGLFHLMTHAFFKALLFLGAGSVIYAVHHRQDIRHMGGLWHKMRLTSVTFLIGALAISGIFPLAGFWSKEEILASTLLNGNGLLFAIALVTAFMTAFYMFRLFFKTFTGEYRGGDHADTTANDPLVDTYGAADVAEADNPRDETSHKNESSSSTERRDHYESPKENSSFMTYPLVILALLAIVAGFVNLPLLGHPLESFLTSDMAVGVQPHGELWLAALSLLVALGGIGLAWAIYYKGFIAETFFAERASFLHKLFLNNYYLDNIYAAVVIKPAIGLGRFLWEMDKIVIDGLVKLVGYSSLGIGKRLGRSHNGQLQTYGLVSVFGGIVIIAVVFLLRGYIG; this is encoded by the coding sequence ATGCTACAAAATGCCTGGTTAATACCGGTTTTTCCGCTTATCGCCTTCCTTATTTTGCTATCTGTTGGACGGCTGTTTAAGGAAAAGTCGCCTTATGTCGGAATAGCAGCTTTGGCTCTTTCATTTATCTTATCCGTAAACGTTCTAATCGAGCGGATTGGTGGGGAAACGTATACGTATGTCGTAAACTGGTTAACATTTGGAGACTCTTTCGTCACGATGGGATTTGAAGTGACGCCACTAAACGCTATGATGCTGATCGTTGTAACACTCGTCAGTCTAGTGGTGCATATTTTCTCAAAGGAATATATGCATGATGATAGGAGACGCCATATCTTTTATGCGTATTTAGGTTTATTTTCTTTTTCGATGTTAGGTCTTGTGCTTGCTCCTAACCTTTTACAGTTATTTATATTTTGGGAGTTAGTCGGTCTTTGCTCGTTCCTGCTTGTTGGCTTTTGGTACTTTAAGCCTGAAGCGGCGGCGGCAGCAAAAAAAGCATTTTTGACTACTAGAATAGGAGATGTAGGGCTTTTAATAGGTCTTGTTTTACTATTTAACGAGACTGGAAGTTTTGAGTATGGTCGTATTTATAACGCGATTGCGAACGGCTTAATTAATGACACTATGTTGACGGTTATCGCCTTACTCATCTTTACAGGTGCTGTAGGAAAATCAGCTCAATTTCCACTTCATGTTTGGTTGCCAGATGCAATGGAAGGACCTACGCCAGTTAGTGCTTTAATACATGCGGCAACGATGGTAGCAGCAGGGGTGTATTTAGTCGCCGTTATGTATCCACTTTTCCTAGCATCTTCTACAGCTTTGACAGTAGTGGCGTATATCGGTGCTTTTACAGCTTTCCTAGCGGCTACTATGGCAATGGTAAAAACTGATATAAAACGCGTGTTGGCATACTCAACTATTAGTCAATTAGGATTTATGATGCTGGCATTAGGTACTGCTGGTTATGTGGCTGGGTTATTTCATCTAATGACACATGCCTTCTTTAAAGCCTTGCTTTTTCTTGGGGCAGGAAGTGTGATTTATGCCGTTCATCACCGGCAAGACATTCGCCACATGGGAGGATTGTGGCATAAGATGCGTCTAACGTCTGTTACTTTTTTGATCGGTGCTTTAGCTATTTCAGGTATATTTCCATTGGCTGGTTTCTGGAGTAAAGAAGAAATTCTTGCATCTACATTATTAAATGGGAATGGTCTTTTATTTGCTATAGCTCTCGTGACCGCCTTTATGACCGCCTTTTATATGTTTCGCCTCTTTTTTAAAACGTTTACCGGTGAGTACCGTGGCGGTGATCATGCTGACACAACAGCTAACGACCCTCTAGTTGACACGTATGGTGCGGCTGACGTGGCAGAAGCTGATAACCCACGTGATGAGACATCACACAAAAACGAGTCATCCTCATCTACAGAAAGGCGAGACCATTATGAGTCACCGAAGGAAAATTCATCATTTATGACGTACCCATTGGTTATCCTGGCCCTTTTAGCAATCGTGGCAGGTTTTGTGAATTTACCCTTACTAGGACACCCTTTGGAGTCGTTCCTTACATCCGATATGGCTGTTGGTGTTCAACCCCATGGAGAATTGTGGCTTGCGGCATTATCATTACTTGTGGCATTAGGAGGTATCGGCCTTGCGTGGGCGATCTATTACAAGGGCTTTATAGCTGAGACATTTTTTGCTGAAAGAGCTTCTTTCCTCCATAAACTTTTTTTAAATAACTACTACTTAGATAACATTTATGCCGCAGTTGTAATTAAACCAGCCATTGGTTTAGGACGGTTTTTATGGGAAATGGATAAAATAGTTATTGATGGTCTCGTTAAACTGGTAGGTTACTCATCACTTGGGATCGGAAAGAGACTTGGGCGTAGTCATAATGGGCAGCTTCAAACGTATGGCTTGGTCTCTGTATTTGGTGGGATTGTTATTATTGCAGTTGTCTTTTTGCTAAGGGGGTATATCGGATGA
- a CDS encoding NuoM family protein, protein MIGNSLTWLVFVPLVGALLIMMVPREQVNLLRSIATGTSAAALFLSLFIFAGFDRSTSDMQYYTVTEWFNVGFLQLNFEIGLDGLSMPLLLLTTLVTTLAIIASFSINDRVKEFYIWTLILLSGMLGVFVALDMLLFFLFFELTLIPMFFLIGIWGGKWRTYASFKFLVYTGLGSAIMFITFIAMFVKGAEAMNYQVISFSLLTMADIYANPLDPDVLTGTVKGGLFLGLFIAFAIKLPVFPFHTWLPNAHVEAPTAASMILAGVLLKMGGYGLLRAGFGILPDQAARFATLIALLGVINILYGALLALVQTDLKSLVAYSSISHMGIVLLGMASFTAAGMQGAIFQLVSHGFISALLFFMVGAIYERTKTRTIAELGGLSKSIPILAGFMLAAAMASIGLPGLSGFISELLAFIGIFGASAELIPAAATLGVLGAIGIIFTAGYLLWAMQRTTFGPMKPKYDELLDAKPLEYIPMIGLLGLSLAIGVYPHLLSDVINITVIDLVSRIGG, encoded by the coding sequence ATGATAGGAAATAGCTTAACATGGCTTGTATTTGTCCCTTTAGTGGGAGCACTGTTAATCATGATGGTTCCTCGAGAGCAAGTGAATCTCCTTCGTTCAATTGCGACAGGGACATCGGCAGCGGCACTTTTTCTCTCACTCTTCATTTTCGCAGGGTTTGATAGAAGTACCTCTGATATGCAATATTACACCGTAACAGAATGGTTTAATGTCGGTTTCTTACAGTTGAATTTTGAGATAGGGCTTGATGGCTTATCTATGCCGCTGTTACTTCTTACGACACTTGTAACGACATTAGCCATAATCGCCTCTTTTTCAATAAATGATCGTGTGAAAGAGTTTTACATTTGGACGCTCATACTGCTAAGCGGCATGTTAGGAGTATTCGTAGCACTTGATATGCTCCTTTTCTTCTTGTTTTTTGAATTGACACTTATACCGATGTTTTTCTTAATAGGCATTTGGGGAGGGAAATGGCGAACATATGCGTCCTTTAAGTTTTTAGTCTATACAGGACTGGGGAGCGCTATCATGTTTATAACGTTTATCGCCATGTTTGTTAAAGGAGCAGAAGCTATGAACTACCAGGTGATCTCGTTTAGCTTGCTGACGATGGCGGATATTTATGCTAATCCTTTAGATCCAGATGTTTTAACAGGGACAGTTAAAGGTGGCCTCTTTCTAGGGCTATTTATTGCATTCGCTATCAAATTGCCGGTCTTCCCATTCCACACATGGTTGCCAAATGCTCATGTGGAAGCACCTACTGCTGCTAGTATGATACTAGCTGGTGTGCTATTAAAAATGGGCGGCTATGGGTTGTTACGGGCTGGCTTTGGTATATTACCCGATCAAGCAGCTAGGTTTGCTACATTAATTGCCCTTCTCGGGGTCATTAATATACTATATGGCGCTTTGTTAGCTCTTGTGCAAACCGATTTAAAATCTCTCGTTGCTTATTCGAGCATCAGTCATATGGGCATTGTCCTTTTAGGAATGGCCTCTTTTACAGCAGCAGGTATGCAAGGGGCAATTTTTCAACTCGTATCTCACGGTTTTATTTCGGCTCTTCTTTTCTTCATGGTGGGAGCGATCTATGAACGGACTAAAACACGTACCATTGCAGAATTAGGTGGGTTATCGAAGTCGATTCCCATATTAGCTGGTTTTATGCTGGCAGCGGCGATGGCATCTATTGGTCTGCCAGGATTGTCTGGATTCATTAGTGAATTGTTAGCTTTTATCGGTATCTTCGGGGCGTCTGCAGAGTTAATTCCAGCTGCCGCTACCCTTGGGGTATTAGGAGCGATAGGCATTATTTTTACTGCTGGCTATCTTTTATGGGCTATGCAGAGGACGACTTTTGGTCCGATGAAGCCAAAATACGATGAACTACTAGATGCGAAACCGTTGGAATACATCCCAATGATCGGTTTGCTTGGTCTAAGCTTAGCGATCGGTGTTTACCCACACCTTTTAAGTGATGTCATTAATATAACGGTCATCGATTTAGTGTCGAGAATAGGGGGGTGA
- the nuoK gene encoding NADH-quinone oxidoreductase subunit NuoK has translation MVPITLFLALAAILFCVGLYGVLTRRHLVIVLASIELMLNSVNINLVAFSAIGPFANISGQVFTLFVITVAAAEAAVGLAILIALYRNRHTIDVIKHDLLRW, from the coding sequence ATGGTTCCTATTACACTATTTTTAGCACTTGCAGCTATTTTGTTTTGTGTCGGATTATATGGGGTCTTAACGCGACGTCATCTAGTTATCGTTCTTGCTAGTATTGAACTGATGCTCAATTCAGTCAATATTAATTTGGTAGCTTTTTCAGCTATAGGCCCTTTTGCGAATATTTCCGGCCAAGTATTTACATTGTTTGTTATTACGGTTGCTGCGGCTGAAGCTGCAGTAGGGCTCGCCATTCTCATTGCCCTGTATCGAAACCGTCACACCATCGATGTCATAAAGCATGATTTATTACGGTGGTAA
- the murA gene encoding UDP-N-acetylglucosamine 1-carboxyvinyltransferase translates to MEKIIVRGGRRLSGTVRVEGAKNAVLPVIAASILASKGKSHIYDVPALADVYTINEVLRNLNTDVDYEENGHIVVDAEKDLAVEAPFEYVRKMRASFLVMGPLLARVGHARIALPGGCAIGSRPIDQHLKGFEAMGATVEIGNGFIEAKVDGRLYGNKIYLDFPSVGATENIMMAATTALGTTIIENAAEEPEIVCLANYLNAMGAKVRGAGTGTIKIDGVDELTGADHTIIPDRIEAGTFMVAAAISGGNVLIENVMTEHLRPLIAKMSEMGVIIIEEDNGVRVIGPEKLKAVDVKTMPHPGFPTDMQSQIMALMLNAEGTSVITETVFENRFMHVEEFRRMNGNVKIEGRAAIINGPMKLQGAEVASTDLRAGAALVLTGLVADGYTRVTELQHIDRGYVDFAGKLRSLGADIERITEEQVEMENLEAPAPLKLDPNFAS, encoded by the coding sequence TTGGAAAAAATCATCGTCCGCGGTGGCAGGCGATTGAGCGGCACTGTCCGAGTTGAAGGAGCCAAAAACGCTGTTTTGCCAGTCATCGCTGCATCAATTTTAGCCAGCAAAGGTAAGAGTCACATATATGATGTACCAGCCTTAGCTGACGTATACACAATAAACGAAGTTTTACGGAATCTTAATACAGATGTGGACTATGAAGAAAATGGACACATTGTAGTAGATGCTGAAAAGGATCTCGCTGTAGAGGCGCCTTTTGAGTATGTAAGAAAAATGCGTGCATCCTTTTTAGTGATGGGACCTTTGTTAGCACGTGTAGGGCACGCCCGCATAGCATTACCGGGAGGCTGTGCTATTGGTTCACGACCGATTGATCAACACCTCAAAGGGTTTGAAGCCATGGGTGCTACAGTCGAAATTGGCAATGGATTTATTGAAGCTAAGGTCGATGGTCGCTTATATGGTAACAAAATTTATTTAGACTTTCCAAGCGTCGGAGCTACAGAAAATATTATGATGGCGGCGACTACTGCTCTTGGAACAACTATTATCGAAAATGCAGCTGAAGAGCCAGAAATTGTCTGTTTAGCTAATTATTTAAATGCTATGGGAGCTAAAGTTCGTGGCGCTGGGACAGGTACTATTAAGATTGATGGTGTTGACGAATTAACAGGTGCAGATCACACGATTATTCCTGACAGAATTGAGGCAGGTACATTTATGGTTGCTGCAGCTATTTCAGGTGGCAATGTGTTAATTGAGAATGTGATGACGGAGCACTTACGTCCCCTTATCGCTAAAATGTCAGAAATGGGCGTTATCATCATAGAAGAAGATAATGGTGTACGCGTCATTGGGCCTGAAAAATTAAAAGCGGTAGATGTTAAAACGATGCCTCATCCAGGCTTTCCTACTGATATGCAATCGCAAATTATGGCATTAATGCTTAATGCTGAAGGAACAAGTGTCATTACTGAAACGGTCTTCGAAAATCGCTTTATGCATGTAGAAGAATTTCGTCGTATGAACGGTAATGTTAAGATTGAAGGCAGGGCAGCTATTATTAATGGCCCTATGAAGCTTCAGGGAGCTGAAGTGGCTTCTACTGACCTTCGTGCAGGTGCAGCCCTTGTACTTACTGGTTTGGTGGCAGACGGATATACACGTGTAACTGAACTGCAACATATTGATCGAGGGTATGTTGATTTTGCTGGGAAATTGCGTTCGCTTGGTGCAGATATTGAACGTATTACAGAAGAACAAGTAGAGATGGAAAATTTAGAAGCACCAGCACCATTAAAGTTGGATCCTAATTTTGCTTCTTGA
- a CDS encoding NADH-quinone oxidoreductase subunit N, translating to MTVFDANWSLLIPEIVLGTLALLIFTIDFMTGIHGRKPFIGRLSVLSLIITGVLVVITNRTSGSIADVFIIDPYAMIFKLIILSGVVAVILISMSYLEKHNEVYQGEYYSLMLFSALGGMIMVSSADLITLFIGLEIVSISSYCLAGFKKHHRHSTEAAIKYVILGGTASAFILYGMSFLYGLTGSTSLVEIGVSMPQLFQDYTFMVYLSFSFMLGGFGFKLAMVPFHMWAPDVYEGAPTPVTAFLSVVSKLAGFGLVLRVLVTGFEGIYQEWAFILATMAALTMITGNLIALSQRNVKRLMAYSGIAQAGYILVPIATVITNVGVNVLMFYSVAYLFMTIGAFAIIILVTEDAGSHDLNSFAGLFSRSPYMAVAMTVFLLSLAGMPLTAGFVGKANIFILAISGGMLWLAVVMIVTSVISFVYYFGLIKQMFMVEPRANDQTLSPSLGTQVVVTIAFTFTLVLGFLPGWLMDIFTAFNWIGFL from the coding sequence ATGACTGTTTTTGATGCCAATTGGAGCTTACTCATACCAGAGATTGTATTAGGCACATTGGCCTTGCTTATATTTACAATTGATTTTATGACCGGAATTCATGGTAGGAAACCTTTTATTGGGCGCCTTTCAGTTTTAAGCTTAATTATCACAGGTGTATTAGTTGTTATAACTAACCGTACCAGTGGATCAATCGCAGATGTTTTCATCATCGATCCATATGCGATGATATTTAAGCTCATTATTTTAAGCGGTGTAGTCGCTGTTATTCTCATTAGCATGAGTTATTTAGAAAAGCACAACGAGGTTTATCAAGGTGAATATTATTCACTAATGTTGTTTTCTGCATTAGGTGGTATGATCATGGTCTCCTCTGCGGACCTGATTACGCTATTTATCGGTCTTGAGATAGTAAGCATCTCTTCCTACTGTTTGGCGGGGTTTAAAAAACACCATCGTCATTCAACTGAGGCGGCTATCAAGTACGTTATTTTAGGTGGTACAGCCTCAGCGTTTATTCTATATGGGATGTCTTTTTTATACGGCTTAACAGGATCCACTAGCTTAGTAGAGATTGGGGTGTCGATGCCACAGTTATTTCAAGATTATACTTTCATGGTATATTTAAGCTTCTCTTTCATGTTAGGTGGCTTTGGATTTAAACTCGCTATGGTACCGTTTCATATGTGGGCACCGGATGTCTATGAAGGAGCTCCCACCCCTGTGACAGCCTTCTTGTCGGTCGTTTCTAAACTAGCTGGCTTTGGACTTGTGTTACGTGTTTTAGTCACAGGTTTTGAAGGGATATATCAAGAATGGGCTTTTATTCTTGCAACGATGGCAGCCTTGACGATGATTACTGGTAACTTGATTGCATTGTCACAGCGGAATGTTAAGCGGCTGATGGCTTATTCAGGAATTGCTCAAGCGGGTTATATTCTTGTACCGATCGCTACCGTTATTACGAATGTAGGGGTAAACGTATTAATGTTTTATAGTGTCGCCTATCTTTTCATGACAATTGGCGCCTTTGCCATTATTATCCTTGTGACGGAAGATGCAGGCTCCCATGATTTAAACAGTTTTGCCGGGCTGTTTAGTCGCTCCCCCTATATGGCAGTGGCAATGACCGTATTTCTGTTATCACTTGCAGGAATGCCGTTAACAGCAGGGTTTGTAGGTAAAGCTAACATTTTCATTCTCGCTATATCAGGTGGTATGCTCTGGCTCGCAGTTGTCATGATTGTGACCAGTGTTATCTCATTTGTCTATTATTTTGGGCTAATTAAACAAATGTTTATGGTAGAGCCGAGAGCGAATGATCAAACATTGTCACCCAGTTTAGGGACACAAGTAGTTGTGACAATCGCATTTACTTTTACGTTAGTACTTGGTTTTTTACCTGGATGGTTAATGGACATATTTACAGCTTTTAACTGGATAGGCTTTCTATAA
- a CDS encoding NADH-quinone oxidoreductase subunit J, with product MNGQMIFFILFAVIAIAGAVLMIALQKISHRIVSMVFSFFAVAGLYFLLGAEFIGIVQIMVYVGAITILFVFGMMMTEHRNIGFGPDPRKWQRGLSFVGVGTLLIIMLYGIFNMELPDTPQPYVGTVESIGIELYGHYFIAFLGSAFLLTAALIGAVVIARKEAE from the coding sequence GTGAATGGCCAAATGATATTCTTTATACTCTTTGCTGTTATTGCTATTGCAGGGGCTGTGTTGATGATAGCGTTACAAAAAATTTCACACCGTATTGTGTCTATGGTATTTAGTTTTTTTGCAGTTGCGGGGCTCTATTTCCTTTTAGGTGCTGAATTTATCGGTATTGTACAAATAATGGTGTATGTAGGAGCCATTACGATTTTATTTGTGTTCGGGATGATGATGACAGAGCATCGCAATATCGGTTTTGGGCCAGATCCACGTAAATGGCAACGAGGCTTAAGCTTTGTGGGGGTTGGGACTTTACTCATTATTATGCTTTACGGCATCTTTAATATGGAGCTTCCAGACACACCACAGCCGTATGTAGGAACGGTAGAAAGTATTGGTATCGAGCTTTATGGTCATTACTTTATCGCATTTCTCGGCTCAGCTTTTCTGTTGACAGCAGCTCTCATTGGAGCTGTCGTCATTGCGAGAAAGGAGGCCGAATAA
- a CDS encoding NADH-quinone oxidoreductase subunit C has translation MSQDVLDLVVNKLQAQLGPDGVKDEKLNFKKPMVTISSDHWDEYTARFLRDDKALQFDFLSCVTGVDYDEHMEVIYNLYSTIYDHYLYVKVITSKEAPIVHSAEPVWKAADYMERETYDLLGIDFPGHWRLKRILLDDEWEGHPLRKDYVTDKKALGLD, from the coding sequence ATGAGTCAAGATGTGCTGGATCTTGTTGTGAACAAACTGCAAGCGCAACTCGGCCCAGATGGCGTAAAGGACGAGAAGCTTAATTTTAAAAAGCCCATGGTAACGATTTCTAGCGACCATTGGGATGAATATACGGCTCGTTTTCTTCGAGATGACAAGGCATTACAGTTTGACTTTCTTTCATGTGTTACCGGTGTTGACTATGACGAACATATGGAGGTTATTTACAATCTTTATTCCACCATATACGATCACTATTTATATGTAAAAGTGATCACGTCAAAAGAAGCCCCAATAGTGCACTCAGCAGAGCCAGTTTGGAAAGCTGCCGATTATATGGAAAGAGAGACCTATGATTTACTAGGTATTGATTTCCCAGGACATTGGCGCCTAAAACGGATTTTACTTGATGATGAATGGGAAGGCCATCCACTTCGTAAAGATTATGTGACAGATAAAAAAGCCCTTGGCTTAGATTAG
- the nuoH gene encoding NADH-quinone oxidoreductase subunit NuoH yields the protein MDYLLMFLYAVAVLIILLGGVTFAILAERKVIGYIQLRPGPNRHGPWGILQTVADVVKLLLKEDVIPAKADKKIFVLAPVLAFAPAFSVMAVLVYSSSIGGADINIGVLYFLGVSSITMLGVLMGGWSSNNKYALLGSIRGVAQMVSYELPLILSIVGIIILVGSLNMTDIVNYQADMGMWFIVPQFLAFIVYMISSIAELNRSPFDLPEAESELVAGYFTEYSGFRFAMFMLAEYTYAIAIAGLATTLFLGGWLGPAFLPGIVWFLLKVCAVMFIWFWLTATLPRARVDQLMNFGWKVLIPLALLNIVVTSIIKVWMGG from the coding sequence ATGGATTATTTACTAATGTTTTTATACGCTGTTGCCGTTCTGATTATCTTATTAGGTGGTGTAACATTTGCCATATTAGCTGAACGGAAAGTCATCGGTTATATTCAATTAAGACCAGGACCGAATCGCCATGGACCGTGGGGGATACTCCAAACGGTCGCAGACGTCGTCAAACTATTGTTAAAAGAAGATGTTATTCCTGCCAAAGCAGACAAAAAAATCTTTGTTTTAGCCCCCGTTTTAGCTTTTGCACCAGCATTCTCGGTGATGGCTGTACTCGTATACAGTAGTTCAATAGGCGGAGCAGATATTAATATTGGCGTTTTATATTTTCTCGGCGTATCGTCAATCACAATGCTAGGTGTCCTAATGGGAGGGTGGAGTTCTAACAACAAATATGCCCTGCTCGGTTCAATTCGAGGGGTAGCCCAGATGGTCAGCTATGAATTACCTCTAATTCTCTCCATTGTTGGTATTATCATTCTCGTTGGTTCGCTGAACATGACGGATATCGTCAATTATCAGGCGGATATGGGAATGTGGTTCATCGTACCGCAATTCCTTGCTTTCATTGTTTACATGATTTCCTCTATCGCAGAATTGAATCGTTCACCTTTTGATTTACCTGAGGCAGAATCTGAGCTTGTAGCCGGCTATTTTACAGAATACTCAGGATTTCGATTTGCTATGTTCATGTTAGCAGAGTATACCTATGCTATTGCCATAGCAGGACTTGCCACAACCTTATTTCTTGGAGGTTGGCTTGGCCCGGCATTTTTACCAGGTATCGTATGGTTTTTACTAAAAGTCTGTGCCGTTATGTTCATCTGGTTCTGGCTTACTGCTACGCTGCCACGGGCTCGAGTGGATCAACTTATGAATTTTGGTTGGAAAGTGCTTATTCCTTTAGCACTTCTTAACATCGTAGTGACGTCGATTATTAAAGTGTGGATGGGGGGATAA
- a CDS encoding DUF1146 family protein, producing MIDLLPMGQQSLFGIIISLMVLTIVWWSIQSFKFDLFLKNPDGVKAKVLLVMVALALTHIITRFLLDYLEWSTNLRYLF from the coding sequence ATGATCGACTTACTACCGATGGGACAGCAATCCCTGTTTGGGATTATTATAAGTTTAATGGTGCTTACTATTGTCTGGTGGTCGATACAGTCGTTTAAATTCGACCTGTTTCTCAAAAATCCTGATGGTGTGAAAGCGAAAGTATTGCTTGTTATGGTGGCATTAGCATTGACACACATTATCACCCGTTTTTTACTGGATTACTTAGAATGGTCAACAAATCTTAGATACCTTTTTTGA